The Cylindrospermopsis curvispora GIHE-G1 genome contains a region encoding:
- the fdxB gene encoding ferredoxin III, nif-specific, producing the protein MATLTGLTFGGGTWTPKFAQGIDKDKCIGCGRCMKVCGYNVLGLMALNEEGEFVEDEDDEEIERKVMVVTQPENCVGCQACSRICPKNCYSHTVLEK; encoded by the coding sequence ATGGCAACATTAACAGGATTGACATTTGGTGGTGGAACTTGGACACCTAAATTTGCCCAAGGTATTGATAAGGACAAATGTATTGGTTGTGGCAGATGTATGAAGGTTTGTGGTTACAATGTTTTAGGTTTGATGGCCTTGAATGAAGAGGGTGAATTTGTAGAGGATGAAGATGATGAAGAAATTGAACGTAAGGTGATGGTTGTTACTCAACCGGAAAATTGTGTTGGTTGCCAAGCATGTTCTCGTATTTGTCCTAAGAACTGTTATTCCCATACAGTGTTGGAAAAGTAG
- a CDS encoding helix-turn-helix domain-containing protein — MPYIIPNKNCNRCDKCRPQCPTGAIKIENNEYWIDPCLCNNCEGYYPEPQCVIACPTQSPIPWQAKKGRCKVEVRESTSLDLFSNGKNHPFASAIVIWEACNILAQRKSLHWAQDGGGNLYYSRQVNQGRGNISFAIQDPSESGFVRDLSTIENLDIRAACIHLIFAAYATTLDQPWEQEFTIDERQIEAYLGLEKRKDLNKTTRLCLIKSIVQQVCSLVVSIDWQARGKVPAFSVEKSYLWHLTDIEHHFQEDERGCKYLIGLTFKVKAGLWSRHFLNKQGCKESLAFYQYGSLPKTLLTTVMSLWQQHEGAVRLMLWLLFKTKMGREQRITVPTLLRVGYGEEKIHLASRSRDERKRLLRTFENDLEVLNHYGIKVIFDPVTYPVEIQPLWAKLVDIPEDPDEALEFWINDGSGEHRLTDSGPRGKWNMLMNARILSFELPSDWENVTPQSHRKQHRSVKGKRSVKPHDDLLGEQVLQARKAISISQRELAKLAGKSQSWIRDVENGRLKPKSEDQLLLRRILNIL; from the coding sequence ATGCCTTATATAATTCCTAATAAAAATTGCAATAGATGTGATAAATGCCGCCCCCAATGTCCCACGGGTGCCATCAAAATCGAAAATAATGAATATTGGATAGATCCTTGTCTTTGTAATAATTGTGAGGGTTATTATCCCGAACCACAATGCGTAATTGCTTGTCCTACCCAATCTCCTATACCCTGGCAAGCTAAAAAAGGCAGATGCAAAGTTGAAGTAAGAGAATCTACCAGTCTGGATTTATTTTCTAATGGTAAAAACCACCCATTTGCTTCCGCTATAGTCATTTGGGAGGCGTGCAATATATTAGCACAACGTAAATCATTACATTGGGCACAGGATGGGGGAGGTAATTTATACTATAGTCGTCAAGTCAATCAAGGTCGAGGTAATATTTCTTTTGCTATTCAAGACCCTTCTGAATCTGGTTTCGTCAGAGATTTATCAACCATCGAAAATCTCGATATTCGTGCTGCCTGTATTCACCTGATTTTTGCAGCATACGCTACCACTTTGGACCAACCTTGGGAACAGGAATTTACCATTGATGAACGGCAAATTGAAGCATATTTGGGACTAGAAAAACGGAAAGATCTGAACAAAACTACAAGGTTATGTTTGATTAAGAGTATTGTTCAACAGGTCTGTTCTTTGGTTGTTTCCATTGATTGGCAAGCTAGAGGTAAAGTCCCCGCTTTTTCTGTGGAGAAGAGTTATCTATGGCATTTAACGGATATTGAACATCATTTTCAGGAAGATGAACGAGGTTGTAAATATCTCATTGGTTTGACTTTTAAGGTGAAAGCTGGTCTGTGGTCCAGGCACTTTTTAAATAAACAGGGCTGTAAAGAAAGTTTGGCATTCTATCAATATGGTAGTTTACCAAAAACATTATTGACTACGGTGATGAGTCTTTGGCAACAACATGAAGGTGCAGTTAGGTTGATGTTATGGTTACTTTTTAAAACTAAAATGGGCAGGGAACAAAGAATTACTGTTCCTACCTTATTGCGCGTTGGTTATGGTGAGGAAAAAATTCATCTTGCTTCTAGATCCCGGGATGAGCGTAAACGTTTGCTACGCACTTTTGAAAATGATTTGGAGGTACTTAATCACTATGGTATTAAAGTGATTTTTGACCCCGTTACTTACCCGGTAGAAATTCAGCCCCTTTGGGCAAAATTAGTTGATATTCCTGAAGATCCAGATGAGGCCTTAGAATTTTGGATTAATGATGGTAGTGGTGAGCATCGTCTGACTGATAGCGGTCCCCGTGGTAAGTGGAATATGTTGATGAATGCTCGAATTTTGTCTTTTGAATTACCTTCAGATTGGGAAAACGTCACTCCACAGTCCCATCGTAAACAACATCGTTCCGTTAAGGGTAAAAGGTCTGTGAAACCTCATGATGATTTATTGGGGGAACAGGTATTACAAGCTCGCAAAGCTATTAGTATCTCTCAACGGGAATTAGCAAAGTTGGCTGGTAAAAGTCAAAGTTGGATCCGCGATGTGGAAAATGGCCGTCTCAAACCTAAATCGGAAGATCAGCTTTTGCTTAGGAGAATACTAAATATTCTCTAA
- a CDS encoding four-helix bundle copper-binding protein: MMMMMTESLTTEMQNCVNATTECHKICLETMTYCMSQGGKYMSANLISAMRDCSEFCMICTNMLISGSIFAEKTCALCAEICDRCALACETISTDKKMIACASACRNCAEACRGVKVGV, from the coding sequence ATGATGATGATGATGACTGAATCCTTGACCACAGAAATGCAAAACTGCGTCAATGCTACCACAGAATGTCATAAAATCTGTTTAGAAACCATGACCTACTGTATGAGTCAAGGTGGTAAATATATGAGTGCCAATCTCATCAGCGCCATGCGTGACTGCTCAGAATTCTGTATGATATGTACTAATATGCTAATCAGCGGTTCCATATTTGCTGAAAAGACTTGTGCACTTTGTGCAGAAATATGCGATCGCTGTGCATTAGCTTGTGAGACCATATCTACTGATAAAAAAATGATAGCTTGTGCCAGTGCTTGTCGCAATTGTGCAGAAGCTTGTCGAGGAGTAAAAGTAGGGGTGTAA
- a CDS encoding NINE protein → MLLKRKNRAIAAVLAFSGAIAISGLHKFYLGQPVWGILYVLLSWTPIPKIASAIEGVWYLTQDEETFNRKFNSGQSVSSSPEVGAHVESVANALRELDALREEGLISEYEFEQKRRQLIDRIS, encoded by the coding sequence ATGCTCCTTAAACGGAAAAACCGCGCCATTGCAGCTGTGCTGGCCTTTTCCGGTGCGATCGCTATTTCCGGATTACACAAGTTTTATTTGGGACAACCAGTGTGGGGAATTCTGTATGTGTTATTGTCCTGGACACCAATTCCCAAAATAGCTAGTGCTATAGAGGGGGTGTGGTATCTCACACAGGATGAGGAGACTTTTAACAGGAAGTTTAATTCTGGTCAATCAGTTAGCAGTTCCCCGGAAGTGGGTGCCCATGTGGAATCGGTGGCTAATGCTTTACGTGAGTTGGATGCTTTGCGTGAGGAGGGGTTGATTTCTGAATATGAATTCGAGCAAAAACGTCGTCAATTGATAGACCGTATCTCTTAG
- a CDS encoding helix-hairpin-helix domain-containing protein: protein MISWFPWNLKLQKLRHKLLHDPYYRLQSGEEIHLAAQLGMRIDVNQANVDDWLRLPGLSIHQGRSLVALSRSGVKFYCIEDIAAALSIPIHRLEPLKPLLSFTYYDEHSLVHQQSININTASIETLLEIPTIDMDLAEAVVKNRLAGGAYRNLVDFQQRLGLSGDLVSKLMYYLHFQ from the coding sequence ATGATTAGCTGGTTTCCTTGGAATCTCAAGTTACAAAAATTACGACACAAACTTCTTCATGATCCCTACTATCGCTTACAGTCGGGAGAGGAAATACATCTTGCTGCACAATTGGGTATGCGGATTGATGTTAATCAAGCCAATGTGGATGACTGGTTACGATTACCTGGTTTATCTATTCATCAGGGTCGCTCTTTGGTGGCATTGTCCCGCTCTGGGGTGAAGTTTTATTGTATTGAAGATATTGCTGCAGCTTTAAGTATACCCATTCACCGACTAGAACCACTCAAACCTTTGCTCAGTTTTACTTATTATGATGAACACTCCTTAGTACACCAACAATCAATCAATATTAATACGGCATCTATAGAAACTCTATTGGAAATTCCAACGATAGATATGGACCTAGCAGAGGCGGTGGTAAAAAACCGCCTCGCTGGTGGTGCTTATCGTAATCTGGTGGATTTTCAACAAAGGTTGGGATTATCTGGTGACCTGGTCTCCAAACTAATGTACTATTTGCACTTTCAATAG
- the lepB gene encoding signal peptidase I — MNDPEKKSIEETSTSLNNLNKQGGWQENLTLIGVALILALLIRVFIAEPRLIPSASMYPTLQIGDRLVVEKISYRLHPPQAGDIVVFQTPPELQQRGYDDNQAFIKRIIGIPGDIVGIVNGQVYVNGKRLEEDYIAEPANQPFPLIKIPEDKFFVMGDNRNDSNDSRYWGFLPRKNLIGHAAFRFWPLNRLGLIG, encoded by the coding sequence ATGAATGATCCGGAAAAGAAGAGTATTGAGGAAACTTCCACATCTTTAAACAATTTAAATAAACAGGGGGGTTGGCAAGAAAATCTAACTTTAATAGGGGTGGCACTGATTTTAGCCCTATTGATCAGAGTATTTATTGCAGAACCTCGTTTAATTCCTTCCGCATCAATGTATCCCACCCTGCAAATAGGGGATAGATTAGTAGTAGAGAAAATATCCTACCGACTTCATCCTCCTCAAGCTGGTGACATCGTGGTTTTTCAGACACCTCCTGAATTACAACAGCGTGGGTATGATGACAATCAAGCTTTTATTAAACGGATTATAGGTATTCCAGGAGATATAGTTGGTATAGTGAATGGTCAAGTTTATGTGAATGGCAAACGGTTGGAAGAAGACTACATTGCTGAACCAGCAAATCAACCATTCCCCCTGATCAAAATTCCAGAGGACAAGTTCTTTGTGATGGGAGACAATCGCAATGACAGTAATGATTCTCGATACTGGGGTTTTTTACCGCGAAAGAACCTGATTGGTCACGCAGCATTTCGCTTTTGGCCATTAAATCGATTGGGTTTGATTGGTTAG
- the hemW gene encoding radical SAM family heme chaperone HemW: MSFPIPTAAYVHIPFCRRRCFYCDFPVYVTGDRVRGEASHTISQYVDSICHEISITPTFSQPLRTVFFGGGTPSLLSAKQLEQILRSLEKRFAMEPKMEISMEIDPGTFDLAHIQGYKNAGVNRVSLGVQTFTPELLKTAGRSHSVEDIFAAIDMVNQVEIPEFSIDLISGLPHQSIEQWQNSLTKGVEIAPTHISIYDLTIEPGTVFGRYYQPGDHPLPADEITVKMYELGQEILTGAGYEHYEISNYAKQGHQCKHNRVYWQNLAYYGFGMGATSYIEGKRFSRPRRIQEYYQWLNDGAIIDVEVIHEDEELLETIMLGMRLAEGLNLGVLAEKFGDQKVEKIQKCLQPHVIPGWVKLTKDRLCLNDPQGFLFSNVVLGDLFAKLS; encoded by the coding sequence ATGAGTTTTCCAATCCCCACCGCTGCTTATGTACATATCCCCTTCTGTCGGCGCAGGTGCTTTTATTGTGATTTTCCCGTGTATGTAACGGGCGATCGCGTGCGAGGGGAAGCATCTCATACAATTAGTCAGTATGTAGATAGCATTTGCCATGAGATCAGCATCACACCGACTTTTAGTCAACCTTTGAGAACGGTTTTTTTTGGTGGTGGTACACCTTCCCTATTGTCGGCCAAACAACTAGAGCAAATATTGAGGAGTTTGGAAAAGAGATTTGCCATGGAACCAAAGATGGAAATTTCTATGGAGATAGATCCAGGTACATTTGATTTAGCTCATATTCAAGGTTATAAAAATGCAGGAGTAAACAGAGTCAGTTTAGGGGTGCAGACCTTTACCCCAGAATTGTTAAAAACTGCTGGGCGATCGCACTCGGTTGAAGATATTTTTGCAGCTATTGATATGGTTAACCAAGTGGAGATACCCGAATTTAGCATAGACCTGATTTCGGGTTTGCCACATCAGTCTATAGAGCAATGGCAAAATTCTTTAACCAAAGGGGTAGAAATTGCTCCTACCCATATTTCCATTTATGATTTAACCATAGAACCGGGCACAGTGTTTGGTCGTTATTATCAACCTGGGGATCACCCTCTACCAGCGGATGAGATTACAGTAAAGATGTATGAACTAGGACAAGAGATTCTCACGGGTGCGGGTTATGAACATTATGAAATTTCTAATTATGCTAAGCAAGGGCATCAATGTAAGCATAATCGGGTTTACTGGCAGAATCTTGCTTACTATGGTTTTGGCATGGGTGCTACCAGCTATATAGAAGGTAAACGCTTTTCTCGTCCTCGAAGGATCCAGGAATATTATCAATGGTTAAATGATGGTGCAATAATTGATGTTGAAGTTATACATGAAGATGAAGAACTATTAGAGACTATAATGTTGGGGATGCGTTTAGCAGAAGGTTTAAATCTAGGAGTATTAGCAGAAAAGTTTGGTGACCAAAAAGTTGAGAAAATACAAAAGTGTTTACAACCCCATGTGATTCCAGGTTGGGTAAAATTGACCAAAGATAGATTATGTTTAAATGACCCCCAGGGTTTTTTGTTTTCTAATGTAGTTTTAGGAGATTTATTTGCCAAACTAAGTTGA
- a CDS encoding PIN/TRAM domain-containing protein produces the protein MLDFTIIISFIIASAGIGYFSTDLLPPGSLKGVTNLDALRLVVAVFAALIGGAVGLSFQTSYRRLEAQVKEMPIEVILTRAIGLVIGLLLANLMLAPLFLLPIPADFSFIKPLVAVVGSIILSVTGMNLADTHGRGLLRLINPNTVETLVVEGTLKPANTKVLDTSCIIDGRIELLLETGFLEGLIIVPQFILQELQQVADATKDVKRVRGRRGLEILNRIRENYPERIVINSVEYDDLSTVDTKLVKFAQEINGTLLTNDYNLSKVASVQKVPVLNVNDLVNAVRPSYLPGDNIDIKILKEGKEPSQGIGYLDDGTMVVVEEGSGYVGGEVRVVVTSALQTSAGRMIFAKPQASALA, from the coding sequence ATGCTTGATTTCACCATCATTATCTCATTTATTATAGCCTCTGCGGGAATAGGTTATTTCAGTACCGACTTACTACCACCAGGAAGTCTCAAAGGAGTAACCAATTTAGATGCTTTGCGTTTAGTAGTAGCTGTCTTCGCTGCTCTCATTGGTGGCGCGGTTGGACTGAGTTTCCAGACCAGCTATAGGCGATTAGAAGCACAAGTGAAGGAAATGCCCATAGAAGTCATTTTAACTCGTGCTATCGGCTTAGTCATTGGGCTATTACTAGCCAATTTAATGTTAGCTCCCCTGTTCCTACTCCCCATCCCTGCAGATTTTAGCTTTATTAAACCTTTAGTAGCAGTAGTTGGCAGTATAATCCTATCCGTAACGGGAATGAATTTAGCTGATACCCATGGTAGAGGTTTGTTACGATTAATTAATCCTAATACGGTGGAGACCCTAGTAGTAGAAGGAACTCTCAAACCAGCTAATACCAAAGTTTTAGACACCAGCTGCATTATAGATGGTCGGATTGAATTACTGCTAGAAACGGGATTTTTAGAAGGATTAATTATCGTACCCCAATTTATTTTGCAGGAGCTACAGCAAGTAGCAGATGCAACCAAGGATGTAAAACGAGTACGAGGAAGAAGAGGTTTAGAAATTCTCAATCGTATTAGGGAAAACTATCCAGAAAGGATAGTAATCAACTCGGTAGAGTACGATGATTTAAGCACGGTAGACACAAAACTAGTAAAGTTCGCCCAGGAAATTAATGGTACTCTATTAACCAACGACTACAATTTATCCAAGGTAGCCAGTGTTCAAAAAGTGCCAGTATTGAATGTGAATGATTTGGTAAATGCAGTTCGTCCTTCCTACTTACCGGGGGATAACATTGACATCAAAATCCTCAAAGAGGGGAAAGAGCCCAGTCAAGGCATTGGTTATTTAGATGATGGCACAATGGTTGTGGTAGAAGAAGGCAGTGGTTATGTGGGTGGTGAAGTGCGAGTAGTGGTCACCAGTGCTCTACAAACCTCCGCTGGCAGAATGATCTTTGCCAAACCGCAAGCCTCGGCTTTAGCGTAA
- a CDS encoding phosphoketolase family protein — protein sequence MTVNTTKTSSTVPSFCEGIQYFGEPLPNFQTYGAKPVIESGSVSIADINHTAAAYQTLLVADALRYLTLQITGSKASGHPGGFASQAEAYAALVMLGHKNIITEVGHHAPGFYSAMFLDRSLEDMGIFTVQQLRDRFREKHGLIGHLSGYIPGILAPAGPLGQGQHFAMAAALLHRDKLFPFTVGDGGLGEPYIMSSMAHFHTAYPQVTNFLPILVWNGYSQEHHSMVSLKTNKEMTAYWQGNGFKEVIIVDAKEFDDQNQSGDYVDSTIFSWERRLEFTREVLIGINQATNLALNGTLTVFIIKQLKGAGVHALGAKSHNLYPKDTLDAPHIAKALQKRALSIEAWQTVRTNAERAGGGPAAKTVVTEFELPLAPIGELPLEEYAVGGEPKVSTTAMGRLVGIVGSKDQNFLVTNADGNEASGIGNINQALKINHPTADELYNQIPGGQVYEPLSEDACAGLAVGLSLMGGRTLWCSYESFAINGLPIWQTVTQAMAELRRKTPSTITLFTAGALEQGRNGWTHQRPEVEAYFAAMMRNGNVFPVFPPDANSIQVCYDWALTTKNKGIVITASKSPLPIRTTLEQTKQGLEKGAILLHQVPGGKQVVFAVIGDMTLVPVFEAAAFLETEGIGVKIISVINPRRLYRPDDTAWDTCSQPDGEFLADEEFEELFSGDGLIAVTGGASAMLEPVMLRSSIKRDTFAWKRGETTASAGELMSFNGLTAEALTKRAIELVH from the coding sequence ATGACAGTAAACACAACCAAGACATCTTCCACCGTTCCCAGTTTTTGTGAGGGAATTCAATATTTTGGGGAACCATTGCCAAACTTTCAAACCTATGGTGCAAAGCCAGTCATAGAATCTGGTAGCGTGTCCATAGCTGACATTAACCATACAGCAGCAGCTTATCAAACCTTACTAGTGGCGGATGCCCTACGCTATCTCACCTTACAAATCACTGGTAGTAAAGCTTCAGGACATCCAGGAGGCTTTGCTAGTCAAGCCGAAGCTTATGCAGCATTAGTCATGCTGGGACACAAAAATATTATTACGGAAGTGGGACATCATGCTCCCGGTTTTTATAGTGCCATGTTTTTAGATCGGTCCTTAGAAGACATGGGCATATTTACTGTACAACAACTGCGCGATCGCTTTCGGGAGAAACACGGACTAATAGGACACCTATCGGGTTATATTCCTGGAATTTTGGCACCTGCAGGACCATTGGGACAGGGACAACATTTTGCCATGGCAGCAGCTTTATTACACCGGGACAAACTGTTTCCCTTCACCGTGGGAGATGGGGGATTAGGTGAACCTTACATCATGAGTTCCATGGCTCATTTTCACACCGCCTATCCTCAAGTTACCAATTTCTTACCCATTTTAGTGTGGAACGGTTATAGTCAAGAGCACCATAGTATGGTGTCCTTAAAAACCAACAAAGAAATGACCGCTTATTGGCAAGGCAATGGTTTTAAGGAAGTAATCATCGTAGATGCCAAAGAATTTGACGACCAGAATCAATCGGGAGATTATGTAGACAGCACCATATTTTCCTGGGAAAGAAGACTAGAATTTACCAGAGAAGTATTAATAGGCATTAATCAAGCGACTAATTTAGCCCTCAATGGTACACTAACAGTATTTATTATCAAACAACTTAAAGGTGCGGGTGTGCACGCATTAGGAGCAAAGTCACATAATCTTTATCCTAAAGATACTTTAGATGCACCCCATATTGCCAAAGCTCTACAAAAAAGAGCCTTATCTATAGAAGCATGGCAAACAGTTCGTACCAATGCTGAACGCGCTGGAGGTGGTCCAGCAGCAAAAACAGTAGTGACGGAATTTGAATTACCCCTAGCACCCATCGGGGAATTACCACTGGAAGAATATGCGGTTGGTGGTGAGCCAAAGGTTTCCACCACAGCTATGGGTAGATTAGTAGGAATAGTAGGAAGTAAGGATCAAAACTTTCTGGTGACCAATGCGGATGGTAATGAAGCATCCGGGATTGGTAATATTAACCAAGCTCTGAAAATCAACCATCCCACAGCAGATGAACTATATAACCAAATTCCCGGAGGTCAAGTTTATGAACCCCTGAGTGAAGATGCTTGTGCAGGATTAGCAGTGGGATTATCCCTGATGGGTGGAAGAACCCTATGGTGTTCTTATGAATCATTTGCCATAAATGGACTGCCAATTTGGCAAACTGTGACCCAAGCTATGGCCGAATTAAGAAGAAAAACCCCATCCACAATTACCTTATTTACAGCAGGTGCATTGGAGCAGGGGCGTAACGGTTGGACCCATCAAAGACCAGAAGTGGAAGCATACTTTGCTGCTATGATGAGGAATGGTAATGTCTTCCCCGTTTTCCCTCCCGATGCTAATAGTATCCAGGTTTGTTATGATTGGGCTTTGACCACCAAAAATAAAGGTATTGTAATTACTGCTAGTAAATCACCTTTACCCATTAGAACCACTCTAGAACAAACTAAACAAGGACTGGAAAAGGGGGCAATTTTATTACATCAGGTTCCAGGGGGAAAACAAGTTGTATTTGCCGTGATTGGCGATATGACCCTAGTACCAGTGTTTGAAGCAGCAGCATTTTTAGAAACTGAGGGTATAGGGGTAAAAATAATTTCTGTGATTAATCCTCGTCGTTTATATCGTCCTGATGACACTGCTTGGGATACTTGTTCCCAACCGGATGGGGAGTTTTTAGCTGATGAAGAGTTTGAGGAGTTATTTAGTGGGGATGGGTTAATTGCTGTGACTGGTGGTGCGAGTGCTATGTTAGAGCCAGTTATGTTACGCAGTTCTATTAAACGGGATACTTTTGCTTGGAAGCGAGGAGAGACCACAGCTAGTGCAGGTGAGTTAATGTCCTTTAATGGCTTAACTGCGGAAGCGTTGACAAAGCGCGCTATTGAGTTAGTGCATTAG
- a CDS encoding 2OG-Fe(II) oxygenase — MKYYQIQSNIFPSSYLKDLGGEIQASPYFTTNNLNRDFIQTKGFSVVFQRQGIKIVQEKFPFFKPYLELALQSSCNAFYLNPLLLQEGSRVDPHIDRSLRSYCKTIEPPNLVTVLYVRVPENMEGGELVLKSNNRHIQKIKPQTNTLVCFQGNLTHSVNPMKTSGNRLSLVCEQYDLTDREIVHIPVYTLESRAIY, encoded by the coding sequence GTGAAATACTACCAAATACAAAGCAATATTTTTCCAAGTAGTTACCTGAAAGACCTAGGGGGAGAAATCCAAGCCAGTCCATACTTTACTACCAATAACCTCAATAGAGACTTTATTCAGACAAAAGGATTTTCTGTGGTTTTCCAAAGACAGGGAATAAAAATTGTCCAGGAGAAGTTTCCCTTTTTTAAACCCTATTTAGAATTGGCACTACAATCAAGTTGTAATGCATTTTATCTTAATCCTTTACTACTTCAAGAAGGTTCTCGGGTTGATCCACATATAGATCGTTCATTGCGCTCCTATTGTAAAACCATTGAACCACCAAATCTGGTGACGGTTCTTTATGTGCGAGTACCGGAAAACATGGAAGGGGGGGAATTAGTATTGAAATCAAATAATCGCCACATTCAGAAGATTAAACCCCAAACCAACACCTTAGTTTGCTTTCAGGGAAATTTGACCCATTCTGTTAATCCGATGAAAACATCGGGGAATCGTTTAAGTCTGGTTTGTGAGCAGTACGATTTGACAGATAGAGAAATTGTGCATATCCCCGTTTATACCCTAGAATCAAGAGCAATTTATTAA
- a CDS encoding fructosamine kinase family protein: MWQEIDRQISEVTGQKFQTTQRSSVSGGCINQGYAIGNGKITYFVKINQASQGEMFAAEMLGLRQMYETKTIRVPQPLCWGTIDNCSYIVLEWLHMSAGNNKSWQQMGRNLAAMHKTTSEQGFGWHINNTIGSTPQINSWMLNWDEFFFKNRLGYQFQLARRRGGNFPGEQKLLGVIPSLLADHEAEPSLVHGDLWGGNVGFTINGEPVIFDPATYFGDREVDIAMTELFGGFPPSFYRGYEEEFPLTPGYEKRKILYNLYHILNHFNLFGGGYGSQANGMIGRILESIG, encoded by the coding sequence ATGTGGCAAGAAATAGATCGGCAAATAAGTGAGGTAACTGGGCAAAAGTTCCAAACTACCCAAAGATCATCAGTGAGTGGTGGATGTATTAACCAGGGTTATGCCATTGGCAATGGTAAAATCACCTACTTCGTCAAAATCAATCAAGCATCCCAGGGAGAAATGTTTGCAGCAGAAATGCTGGGTTTACGACAAATGTATGAAACCAAAACTATCCGGGTTCCTCAACCATTATGTTGGGGGACTATAGATAATTGTAGTTACATAGTATTAGAATGGTTGCACATGTCAGCTGGCAATAATAAAAGCTGGCAACAAATGGGGAGAAATTTAGCAGCAATGCACAAAACTACCAGTGAACAAGGTTTTGGTTGGCATATAAACAATACTATTGGTTCCACACCACAAATTAATAGTTGGATGTTAAATTGGGATGAATTTTTTTTTAAAAACCGACTGGGTTACCAATTTCAGTTAGCAAGAAGACGCGGTGGCAATTTTCCTGGAGAACAAAAATTATTAGGTGTCATTCCTAGCTTATTAGCTGACCACGAAGCAGAACCATCCCTAGTTCATGGCGATTTATGGGGAGGAAATGTGGGATTTACAATTAATGGTGAGCCAGTGATTTTTGATCCAGCCACTTATTTTGGCGATCGGGAAGTTGATATTGCCATGACGGAACTTTTTGGTGGCTTCCCTCCCAGTTTTTACCGAGGATATGAGGAAGAATTTCCCCTAACACCAGGCTATGAAAAACGAAAAATACTTTATAATTTGTATCATATTTTAAATCACTTTAATTTATTCGGGGGTGGTTATGGCAGCCAAGCTAATGGTATGATAGGGAGGATTTTAGAAAGTATTGGGTAA